The following proteins are encoded in a genomic region of Cryptomeria japonica chromosome 11, Sugi_1.0, whole genome shotgun sequence:
- the LOC131077172 gene encoding uncharacterized protein LOC131077172: protein MLKSDSMEFQKPSRDVNLISGEWRLASVDEVKSNLEEIKSKGVLGKWSIVRVLDGWAMGSGYDYELHQGYKSGMSEMLLVKTNQSRPSNGLFDPEMHSGVELSAEGREAAVLLSVDDKITEVVHFVLHRFAKLEKLILKIKEDLGCDS, encoded by the exons ATGCTCAAAAGTGACTCCATGGAATTCCAGAAGCCGTCGAGGGATGTGAACTTGATATCAGGTGAGTGGCGATTGGCTTCTGTTGATGAAGTTAAAAGCAATTTAGAAGAGATTAAAAGCAAAGGAGTCCTTGGGAAGTGGAGTATCGTCCGCGTTTTGGACGGATGGGCGATGGGGTCCGGGTATGATTATGAACTCCACCAAGGCTACAAGAGCGGAATGAGCGAGATGTTGCTTGTTAAAACCAACCAATCAAGACCGTCAA ATGGTTTGTTCGATCCAGAAATGCACTCCGGAGTGGAGTTGAGTGCAGAAGGAAGAGAAGCTGCTGTTTTATTGTCTGTTGATGATAAAATTACTGAAGTCGTTCACTTCGTCCTTCACCGTTTCGCCAAGCTAGAGAAGTTGATCCTCAAGATTAAGGAAGACCTGGGCTGCGACAGCTAA